In a single window of the Rhopalosiphum padi isolate XX-2018 chromosome 1, ASM2088224v1, whole genome shotgun sequence genome:
- the LOC132918567 gene encoding uncharacterized protein LOC132918567, translated as MQKIIIFSIIAVLLVLHPVWCDREDFEDSRNRHWSHHSHPRPSEPSPGDILFGEDYGWIYHRDEGFWYHPESIWRWHPNYGWKQYSQGNNNDNYNE; from the exons Atgcaaaaaatcataatattttct ATAATTGCTGTACTATTAGTATTGCACCCAGTGTGGTGTGATCGTGAAGACTTTGAAGATAGCCGTAATAGACACTGGTCTCATCACTCTCATCCAAGACCATCGGAACCATCGCCCGGCGATATACTATTTGGCGAAGATTATGGATGGATATACCACCGTGACGAGGGTTTCTGGTATCATCCAGAGTCCATTTGGAGGTGGCATCCAAATTATGGATGGAAACAATACTCTCAAGGCAACAACAATGATaactataatgaataa
- the LOC132932101 gene encoding tRNA N(3)-methylcytidine methyltransferase METTL2-like isoform X1 produces the protein MFRDYVELNEEQEMQVSAHVKTKMPLEKAADLKDNVGEYWNEFYSVHQEKFFNNRWWLFTEFLEITPLKNEKPRAILEVGRGVGNSVFPISHCAESNVHVYCSDFSSNAIKILKENSEYNKEHCTAFVCNITNDEWNAPFALESLDVIVLVFVLSAMQPEKLKQVVGNFYKYLKPGGMVLFRDYGRYDMAQLTFKEGRCISENYYSRGDGTLIYFFTQDDVKQLFLEAGFEQVQNIVNLVDRRMQVNSGKELKMYRVWIQCKYKKSIL, from the exons atgtttagggATTATGTGGAATTAAATGAAGAACAAGAAATGCAAGTATCTGCgcatgtaaaaacaaaaatgcctTTAGAAAAAGCTGCTGATTTAAAAGATAATGTTGGTGAATATTGGAATGAGTTTTATTCTGTCCACCAAgaaaa gttttttaataACAGATGGTGGTTATTTActgaatttttagaaataactCCACTTAAAAATGAAAAGCCAAGAGCTATATTAGAAGTGGGACGTGGAGTTGGAAATTCGGTCTTTCCTATATCACACTGTGCAGAGAGCAATGTACATGTTTACTGTAGTGATTTTTCTTCAAATGCCATAAAAATCCTAAAAGAAAATTCAGAATACAACAAAGAACATTGTACAgcatttgtatgtaatataactaATGATGAATGGAATGCTCCATTTGCTTTGGAGAGTTTGGATGTTATAGTATTGGTTTTTGTTCTTTCCGCTATGCAACCTGAAAa ATTAAAACAAGTAGTAGGTAACTTTTACAAGTACTTGAAACCAGGGGGTATGGTATTGTTTCGCGATTATGGTAGATACGACATGGCACAGCTAACATTTAAAGAAGGGAGGTGCATATcggaaaattattatagtagagGTGATGGAACATTGATATACTTTTTTACTCAag acGATGTCAAGCAGTTGTTCCTAGAAGCAGGCTTTGAACaagttcaaaatattgttaatctTGTTGATCGTCGTATGCAAGTAAATAGTGGTAAAGAGTTAAAAATGTATCGTGTTTGGATTCAATGTAAATATAAGAaatcaattttgtaa
- the LOC132932101 gene encoding tRNA N(3)-methylcytidine methyltransferase METTL2B-like isoform X2: protein MQVSAHVKTKMPLEKAADLKDNVGEYWNEFYSVHQEKFFNNRWWLFTEFLEITPLKNEKPRAILEVGRGVGNSVFPISHCAESNVHVYCSDFSSNAIKILKENSEYNKEHCTAFVCNITNDEWNAPFALESLDVIVLVFVLSAMQPEKLKQVVGNFYKYLKPGGMVLFRDYGRYDMAQLTFKEGRCISENYYSRGDGTLIYFFTQDDVKQLFLEAGFEQVQNIVNLVDRRMQVNSGKELKMYRVWIQCKYKKSIL from the exons ATGCAAGTATCTGCgcatgtaaaaacaaaaatgcctTTAGAAAAAGCTGCTGATTTAAAAGATAATGTTGGTGAATATTGGAATGAGTTTTATTCTGTCCACCAAgaaaa gttttttaataACAGATGGTGGTTATTTActgaatttttagaaataactCCACTTAAAAATGAAAAGCCAAGAGCTATATTAGAAGTGGGACGTGGAGTTGGAAATTCGGTCTTTCCTATATCACACTGTGCAGAGAGCAATGTACATGTTTACTGTAGTGATTTTTCTTCAAATGCCATAAAAATCCTAAAAGAAAATTCAGAATACAACAAAGAACATTGTACAgcatttgtatgtaatataactaATGATGAATGGAATGCTCCATTTGCTTTGGAGAGTTTGGATGTTATAGTATTGGTTTTTGTTCTTTCCGCTATGCAACCTGAAAa ATTAAAACAAGTAGTAGGTAACTTTTACAAGTACTTGAAACCAGGGGGTATGGTATTGTTTCGCGATTATGGTAGATACGACATGGCACAGCTAACATTTAAAGAAGGGAGGTGCATATcggaaaattattatagtagagGTGATGGAACATTGATATACTTTTTTACTCAag acGATGTCAAGCAGTTGTTCCTAGAAGCAGGCTTTGAACaagttcaaaatattgttaatctTGTTGATCGTCGTATGCAAGTAAATAGTGGTAAAGAGTTAAAAATGTATCGTGTTTGGATTCAATGTAAATATAAGAaatcaattttgtaa